Genomic window (Oncorhynchus masou masou isolate Uvic2021 chromosome 26, UVic_Omas_1.1, whole genome shotgun sequence):
AACTATATCTCTTGACTATTTTGGCATTCAGTATCAAAACGTCACTTTCTGAGCACTTTTATAATGGGTAAATATGTGTGAAATGTTTccttcaaatcaaaaggggtgctgTCAGAAAGTGATTGAGTTCAAATGGATTCACCCGGCACTGATTTTAAAAATGTATCCTGTATTAAGGTGAATGACTTGAACATATAAAATATTTGATGATCTGAATTTTAACAATGTATTCAACAACCCTTGACCTCTTGTATTAGAAATATCTTGATCAAATATAAATGCCATGGCAGAGAATAACATGGCATTATAAAGACACTTGCTTTTCAGGGAAACTGTTGTCTTCCATTGTCTATTTATGTCTcatggctgtcatgtgcctgtccTTTCTCTATCTGCAGGTGTCGCAGGCAGAGGAGCGTCTACAGGAGCAATCCCAGCTGGAGGAGGGCCGTGTGGCCAGCCTGGAGTTGCGGGTGTCTGAGCTGTCTGAGCTGCTTGGGGCCTGTGAAAAGGCCCGGCAGAGGGACCAGCAGAACGCCCACCGACTGAGAGAGCGCATCCTGCAACTGGACACGGAGAACAAGACCCTGGCCATTACCGCTTCCACCCGGGGCTCCCCGCTGGACCTCAGCATGGACGAGGCCAGCCTGGATGTGAATGTGCTGAAGGAGTGCCTGGAGAAGGTGAAGAGGCTTCTTCTGCTAGCCACACAGAAGAGCCATCCAGAGCAGACCATGGAGATAGAGAAGCTGGCAGAGATGGAGGGGCGGCTGGGTCAGGGGACGGGCAGAGGGGGGGAGTCGTCAGACGGGGAGAAGGCCTCGGCGCTTTACTACCAGCAGGAACTGCGGCAGCTGAAGGAGGAGTTTGAGCGCTACAAGGTGCGGGCGCAGGTGGTGCTGAAGAACAAGAACGCTAAAGACTGTAGCCTGGCCAAAGAGCTGGAGGAGGCCCGTGACCAGCTGGCTGAGCTCAAGGAGAAGTACATCAACCTGCGTATCCATGACGACGAGGCGGAGGCCAAGCACTGCCGGGAGCTGGAGGAGTGTCAGCAGGGGATAGGGATGCTGCAGCAGGGTCATAAACAGGAGCTTGACCAGGCTGAGGCCCAATACAGAGAGAGCCTCCTCAGGCTGGAGGGAGAACTGCACCGGCAGAGGGACCGCACTATGGCCCTGCTGCAAGAGAAGGACCAGGAGCTGGAGAAGCTGAAGTCTATCGGCTACAGTCTTGCTGGTTACAGAGGCCACCACAGCGACGAAGGAGACACAGGGGCGGACTTCAGAGCGACTGCGGACATCGGCAGGAGTAAAAACGCCAACAACATGGACGACACGGCGCAGGAGGAGAGTGACATCATCAGCCAGGCGTTGCGGCTGGCGGGGCCCAACGAGCCCACGCTCCTCCTGTACGCCGAGCAGCTGGCGAGAAAGGAGGTGGAGATCGGCTCACTGCGGCGGCAGAAGCATCGGCTGGAGGAGGACGTGCACCAGCTGCAGGGGAGGCTGATCGCCAACGGAGAGCGTTACGACGAGGAGGTGGCTGAGCTCCGCGGCCAGCTAGACAAACGGCACAGGGACCAGGGCAGGGAGGGGGCCAACCTGGAGTACCTCAAGAATGTAATCTACAAGTTCCTCACCCTTCAGGACACTAGGGGGCGTCAGCAGACCCTCACAGCCATACTGACCATCCTGCACTTCAGCCCTCAGGAGAAGCAGGCGGTGGTCAAACAGCACCAGAACCAGGCGTGGTGGACGGCAGGGATGAGGCGATGAGTTCAGCTCCTCACTCTGCAAATAATGTGAACTCATTTGAAACATTCCTCGGACAGtcaacaagtgtgtgtgtttagttttcCTGAATGAAGTCTTTATTTTGGTGTGTTGTTTTCCCAGGATTCTGGTGTGGTGTCAAATGAAATGGCAACCAACATTTGAGCTTTGACGCTGTTGATTACATTTTATTTTCCTCAAGACTTTATTCAAAAGGATTGCTTTATGTGTGAAAGCACACAACATTGGATTTCGCAATCTAATGAGTGGCTCTAGAAGTGTGGGTTTGTATTTGTCACTATGTGAAGCAGCATGTTTGGTTGTTTTGATTCTTTGATAAGATCGAATCATAGCATGAGGCTCACATCTGTGTTTCCAGAGTTTCTGTCAAAAGGGAACCAAATATTGACTGTTCTTACAGAGGGATAAGGACAGAATCTAACTTATTGACAACCTCAGTCTTTATCACCTGTGTGAGTTGTTTTTCTCACTGATTATCTCCTGGGTTGTCCATCTCGGTTAAGTGCGCCACAGGAAGTAGGATCCTATCTGTAACACAGGTCCCCAAAAATTTGTCTGAGTTTCCTCATTTGCCTTTGTTCACTAGTGATCTCCTGCTTCTATTTAATATTTAAACTATACCTCTGCATATAT
Coding sequences:
- the LOC135514741 gene encoding GRIP and coiled-coil domain-containing protein 1-like, which gives rise to MEKFGMSFGGGPSKKELVDTIETQRKQMVQYQTRFKDVVRAYKSLLKEKEALEASLKVLTVSQEVDLSQRGDEGSASGSHLNSELQDDHCSVHSEDSLDTAASADTATSITSGSTKGDQAEEEQGSSPGEMGATGPGGPSVSQRSEEANGSESGISSSSSGGSEVQQHLTPPPTLSMEVDRRVLQLKTQLTTLTSSLATVTQEKSRMEANFQADKRKIKQDMDELQGRLEESRRQHEAEIHALHEQLAESKARVITQQHEREQEQGDHAHMLRELQKLLQEERGQRQDAELRLEDARVVLLEVTQAADRGHDYEARLKEVTQQREEMRRSLQTVEAERNKPDPRVEELQRELTALKNHFQQQMQHEIRKVSQAEERLQEQSQLEEGRVASLELRVSELSELLGACEKARQRDQQNAHRLRERILQLDTENKTLAITASTRGSPLDLSMDEASLDVNVLKECLEKVKRLLLLATQKSHPEQTMEIEKLAEMEGRLGQGTGRGGESSDGEKASALYYQQELRQLKEEFERYKVRAQVVLKNKNAKDCSLAKELEEARDQLAELKEKYINLRIHDDEAEAKHCRELEECQQGIGMLQQGHKQELDQAEAQYRESLLRLEGELHRQRDRTMALLQEKDQELEKLKSIGYSLAGYRGHHSDEGDTGADFRATADIGRSKNANNMDDTAQEESDIISQALRLAGPNEPTLLLYAEQLARKEVEIGSLRRQKHRLEEDVHQLQGRLIANGERYDEEVAELRGQLDKRHRDQGREGANLEYLKNVIYKFLTLQDTRGRQQTLTAILTILHFSPQEKQAVVKQHQNQAWWTAGMRR